Proteins encoded in a region of the Watersipora subatra chromosome 5, tzWatSuba1.1, whole genome shotgun sequence genome:
- the LOC137397103 gene encoding uncharacterized protein has product MGDQVKSKVDQHRQLTKQINSMTQLNVDQGKKKPCRALTKPTLPKFSEYDPATELLSDYMNRYDTFVAAHSIPEERKANVFLLNQSPVLYKEISHRAGQLETPKLINEVTMEEIDNFLKEQHDPIRFLVRERYKFWSTIKRKPRETIHELANRIRQEATTCDLSNINDTLNEAIRTRFVCLVNNEAVLKALFKVKETELSFKRAIEVATETEDAAKIAKETVYGEQQKVHKVQPDHRTKTPTRTSYYKEARQTIFNCYSCNETIHTAKECPYRSATCNFCQKLGHLGVACRKRKATTNKKPVVQKSTPKQQLKTIRRIHMEQLQKSIEIGQQIVEMELDTEACYNFIIEEVWCKLGKPVLSATTTNYESASKHRMEVIGQC; this is encoded by the exons ATGGGCGATCAGGTTAAAAGCAAGGTTGATCAGCATCGTCAGCTAACAAAGCAGATAAACAGTATGACCCAGCTCAACGTAGACCAAGGCAAAAAGAAACCGTGCCGGGCTTTGACGAAACCTA CCTTACCCAAGTTTTCAGAGTATGATCCAGCTACCGAACTATTGAGTGATTACATGAATCGATATGACACTTTTGTAGCAGCTCACTCTATACCTGAGGAGAGAAAAGCTAACGTGTTCTTACTTAATCAGTCACCTGTTCTCTACAAAGAAATCAGCCACAGGGCTGGCCAACTGGAGACTCCAAAACTTATAAATGAAGTTACTATGGAAGAAATAGATAATTTCTTAAAAGAACAACATGATCCCATACGATTTTTAGTACGCGAGCGTTATAAATTCTGGAGTACTATAAAAAGGAAACCTAGAGAAACTATTCATGAATTAGCGAATAGAATTAGACAGGAAGCGACCACGTGTGACCTTTCTAATATTAATGATACATTAAATGAAGCTATAAGAACACGGTTTGTCTGCTTagtaaataatgaagcagttctcaaagcaCTGTTCAAAGTAAAAGAAACTGAACTATCTTTTAAAAGAGCTATTGAAGTTGCGACAGAAACAGAGGATGCAGCCAAGATAGCCAAGGAAACCGTATATGGAGAGCAACAAAAAGTCCACAAGGTACAACCGGATCATAGAACTAAGACACCAACAAGAACTTCATACTACAAAGAAGCAAGACAGACAATTTTCAATTGCTACAGTTGCAATGAAACTATACATACTGCTAAGGAATGTCCATACAGatctgctacatgtaatttttgcCAGAAGTTAGGACATCTAGGAGTTGCCTGCCGAAAAAGAAAAGCAACTACTAATAAAAAGCCTGTAGTGCAGAAATCTACACCAAAACAACAGCTTAAAACTATTCGAAGAATACATATGGAACAACTTCAAAAGAGTATTGAGATAGGACAACAGATCGTAGAGATGGAGTTAGATACAGAAGCCTGTTACAACTTCATTATTGAGGAAGTCTGGTGTAAACTTGGAAAACCTGTACTCTCTGCAACAACGACAAATTACGAATCTGCTTCAAAGCATCGTATGGAAGTAATTGGACAGTGTTAG
- the LOC137396948 gene encoding uncharacterized protein, whose protein sequence is MECKAVATVDNNYQVKGSFIIFNNDPKAIEVYQNRLYTAVSGNPWTIYVHDHQGKQVTSWNHCDISDLCTGLAVTCDKVVAPDRMKKFLIIYSLTGKKLKDISCPQLSENWVSLCVSGSDKVVVSDYGSSQICLIDISQSQLLWTCKDVSDPLGLACYGEKYIMVAACESRTVRILDSSTAEVVAELTDSAIESGAVFNVVISGDRLIVANYLNENIAVFQLQP, encoded by the exons ATGGAGTGTAAAGCAGTAGCTACTGTTGACAACAACTACCAAGTAAAAGGATCATTCATCATATTCAACAATGACCCTAAAGCAATAGAGGTCTACCAGAACAGACTATATACAGCGGTGTCTGGCAATCCTTGGACCATCTACGTACATGACCATCAGGGAAAACAAGTCACTTCCTGGAATCACTGTGATATTTCTGACTTATGCACAGGACTAGCCGTCACTTGTGATAAAGTAGTTGCTCCAGACAGAATGAAAAAGTTTCTCATCATTTATTCGCTCACGGGAAAAAAACTCAAAGACATTTCTTGTCCTCAGCTTAGCGAAAATTGGGTCTCACTCTGTGTTTCAGGATCAGACAAGGTAGTTGTGTCTGACTATGGCTCATCTCAAATCTGCTTGATAGACATCTCTCAAAGTCAACTGCTCtggacttgtaaagatgtgTCTGATCCACTAGGATTAGCTTGCTATGGGGAAAAATATATCATGGTTGCAGCATGTGAGAGCCGCACTGTGAGAATCCTAGATAGCTCAACTG CTGAGGTAGTTGCAGAGCTGACAGACAGCGCTATTGAGAGTGGCGCTGTGTTTAATGTGGTCATCTCTGGAGACAGACTGATTGTTGCTAACTATTTGAACGAGAACATAGCAGTCTTCCAACTACAACCATAG